The region taaagaaaacaaactcaATGCATtttctgccgtctcggtctCCGTGAACAGGAGCAGGTtccaaaaatgaactgaaattcgCCGTATAGATTTGCCTCACAGACATTAGAAATAtctctatagaaagcttgaatataaatgtataattaaggaattaaaacattttaggcaGGTGGGTGGTAAAAAAATATCACATGGAGTAGCCTATAGtagtaaatgttaaatgtaaagTATAATTCAGTGTAGGCCTATGTAGCCTAAATGCATAGGCTATTGCATTTTGGCAAAATATGGCTTAAAtcaggggttaaagcaaaaaaaaaaaatcctgagccTGAACCTTTTTCCCGGGTTGGGGTTTGGTTGCGGGGGTGGACACATACGCAGGGTTAtttggcaaacaaacaaaaaaagaacattatttgaatgattttccTTGAAAGGCTCAGACTACTGAAATTGTTTTGTTCAAAAGAAATAATGGTAaattaaatactatatataaaataagaaatatacaaAGACAGTTTACTACAGAAAACTACAGTTCAGTTCAATTgatgacaacaaaaacaataaaatgcttCAAGAACTGGAAACTTAAACAGGGTTCGTCCAGATACTGCAAAATGAAATTCCAGGACTTTCAAGCACTACTTTTTGGTTTTCAAGGACTAAAATCAGATAAAAATTGCTTAAGAAAagaattaaatttataataaaactaatattttcttttgtggggTCTGAGTCAAAATATCCAATACCCAAATATAATATTTCTCATTTGTATAGAAAATTCTGGCAAAAGCTTCAACTTAACAAAAGCACCAATATCATACCAAAACTCCTGAGTGTATTGACATGATCAAAATAAGTGTTCCACTGTTTCAtcagcatttaaacaaaaagagcatgataGCTCTACATCAGCTCTAAACTTTTGTATAAATTTCTTGACAGGATAAAACCTGTGGATCAGTTTAAAAGACACTTCTTTCACCTTATTTGTGAGAAAGAATTTTTGCTGTAGTGACCATACTTTTTTCCAATTGaaattatcaaataaattattccaaaaaaaaagttatatgtGGAGCAGAAATTAAGTTCTCAAGAAATAATGATCTTATAGTTCTTGTTTCTTGATGCAGAAAGGCAAATTTGACCAGCAGGAGTGTCACAGGGATTAAGAAAGGATGAAGTAACTGTTGAAGAGTACCTACAGTTTTTAAGAAGCATACACAAACCAGAAGGAATAGCTCCCATAACTACAGCGAATTCTTTTGGAGTTACAGGTATTTGGTATTTCGAAAGAAATTCTGAATACCTGAGCAAAAGACCTTGATTGTTAAACAACTGCTACACCAAAACCAAACCATTACTAAACCAATTATCATAATACAGAGATTTgttcttaaataaaatgttcttattGTTCCAAATAAAACACCTCTGTGGcgaaaaattatgtttataaattaaaGCCCATGCTAGAAGAACCTGTCGATGAAAGTTGGAAAGTTTGATTGGGAGTTTCGATATATCATAATTACACATTAAAAGAAAAGGAAGACCACCaaactgtgaaaaaaataagttgaggAAAAGCATTCCAAATAGAAGTTGGCTTAGTATTGCTTCAgccaattcattttaaatgtattgttaagGGAATCGAAATAAATGCAATTCAAACCACCATTATTATAGGAGTTTAATATGACTGATTTTCTTATATAATGAGTTTTGTTTTTCcataaaaattttattaagaCATCATTAATTACTTTACATGTGGGCTTCTCCACAAAGAGAGATTGAGCTgcgtacactctcagaaataaaggtacaaaagctgtcactggggcggtaccttttcaaaaggtacacttttgtaactattaggttcaaatatgtacactttaagtactaatatgtacctttaaggtaccaaaatggaccctttaggtacaaacatatACCGTTTGAAAAGgtctttatttctgagagtgtacaccAAACGAGACAGACCTTCTGCCTTGATAAGCAGTGTTCTGCCTTTTAAAGACAAATCTCTTTGTAACCAGCAATTGCATCttctttgtgtttttgcaaTAATAGGTTTAAAATTGGCTCAGCACCTATGCTCATCGTCggttcaattttcattttggatatATTTTTCAACCATGACGGGACGTGTCGGAGGGACGTCTTTTCAACAGTCATTAAACGTCAAAATGTTTGCTGGGTTGAAGTGTAGATATCAAACTGTGTGCATTCtaaactaatttatttaaacttcTGAATGTCAAACTTGGTCAAAACAAGTGAAATATCTTCCTCAAGAGGGCGGTAAACCGCACAATCTTTGTCATGCTTTGCAAGCTTTATTTTCTCAATCGTTCCATTTCAATAACTTTTGTTGTGCTATAGTTCTGTGAATAAAACCAACATCTAAATGTTCTTGTATAAACCAGCAATAAGACACACCCCTTagatttaagatttattttgtaTACATTTCACAAGTGAAGCATTTATATGGAATATTGTGCTTTTTGCTCTTCGTTTTGCACTTTGCAGACGCGGTGCCTATCCTGCACTATTACATTATAAGGTCTCAGTTACAATACCTAAAGGCAGATTAAAACAGATAAAACACATTGTGTGTTCTCTTCTACATTTGAAAACAATTACAACACAGTATGTTTCTTGTCATTGTCCTAAATTGTTAAAGAACTATTGAAGATTTCCGAGGCTGAATCTCTGACAAATGTAAAACTTCAAACGTCAAACCAACTTTATATCAGTAAGTTAAATATAAGGCTATCTGACAGACATAAGACTGCATTActtgataaaatatataaccTCGTCCGCATTCGTTTATGGAAGCTGAACAGGATGTTTCTTGACCTGAGTCACCACTTCTCATAAACACGGCGAATGGATAGACGGTTAGCTAATGTTCACATcgacaaaacaacaacaacaaagaaaaaaaagcctgCACAAAACTTGCTCGGAAACATGGAGAAACAAGGAGTTACGTTCAACACCAagtatacacagtacacagtaTATAACGTAACAGCTACGACAAAACGTGTTTCTGTCtgaaaatattgaatattttgaagtagttttttaatatataaatacgcTTTTACCTACCTCACGACGAACTAGAACATAACTCCATTAGTCCTTTGTGCTTCAGAACCAGGGTCGTGTCATGGCGCACGTCTCAACATTTAACTCCAGATGTGGTCTTAAAACATGCTCCTGAACACCAATGAACTACATTATattataggctactataaataaaacagcCAGGGAGAGCATCCCATAACACAAACTTTAGTcagagttaaaaaaataaactccaGAAATCTAACTCTTCCACACTTTTTTGCCTAACTCCTTATTTTTAAATTCCAGAAAATATTTAGGATCTTAAGAAACAGAAAACCCAGTGTGTAATCTGTAATCCTTTAACGTTTAGCTCATTGTaacaatactgtatatttaagtgaataaattaatattgacCTGGTCCTCAGCACTGAAATGCTGGTAACCTAAATCATTCAACAAAGTATGTATGACTCTTTCTTGAGCAGAACATAAAAAGACTCTTTAAAGAATGTTGGGGCCCAAACAATATTGAACCCCACTGGCTTTCATTTTGGACAAATTCACTTTAAGATGGTTGGTTTAAGTAGACATATACATTCCTTGTAATTTCTTAAACCTCCCTTTATAATTCATTGGTAAGTAAATTATTTAAGCTGACGTTAGTAATGTCTACTTCTCTTAAACTTTCATTTGCTCATAAAGACCCTCCCCTTTGCGAAGCTATAAAATGAGCTCTGAAACAGGCTCGTCATTTCATTCACCTCCTGATCAAAGATGGATCTGCAAATCTCAGTTTTTCTTCTGTTCATTCTTTTCACTGCAGGTACAAACAGTGTTTGTAATGTTATGGGTACAAATATGGATAATTGGTGTCTCtctcactgtctctctctctcttttattaCTAAAGGACACTCCTTCAGCTGTTATGAGTGTATGAGTACGACGGGTTCTTGTGCAAATCAAAATCTAAAAACATGTCCCAGTGGATTTTCCAAGTGCATGAGTTTTACAACAGTGATACAAGTTGGTAAGTCCAAATTGATGGATTGAAATTCAGTTATTTTTGACGGATGGAGATGCTGGTGGTTTTTTTCTGTTGCTGCCTCACTGGAAATGTAACTTCTCACAGAACTTCTGATTTCTTcacagaattttaaaattgtaatcacAGAATATTCTATTTAGATTTCTGCTAATTAATTTGTTTCTCTCAGATTGTTATGCTAACCGGGTCCGTGTATGGTCCGTGTAGGTCCGTGTACGTttcgttcattcgttttttgattaaatattgaaaaccaaaacatgagaaaacggcaccattttcatttttcgttttttcaaaaaaatgaaaaaacaagaaatcggcttgtttttccgtttttacattcagggttagaaaatggataaacagcttgaatgttcGATTTCCACATGTGGGAGGGAATTAAACGCCCCTTTTCACTGATTGGTCATGCCAAAAATGAAACGGTGCCGTCATGATGTCGTCTTCAGTAGCCTACTGTGTAACAGATAAGAGTCCTCCGCTGTTAAAgcgtttattgcaactcctgcatctctctctcatcaaacaaccagactaacaaatggaCAGGGTTTACTTCTGTGTAGTCATTCTCTATGGCAattattaggtgcttattgcagaaatatgtatgtaccttGGATCTGCAGCCAcattacccttttagtctatttctttggcgcaccgcacattttatttagctgtccagttatcaaaatctgtgtaGCAATGCTGCGTGACGCACTGGACAACACGggatgaatgcatttacattatagtgaagcGCAGACCAGTATTGATTTTAGTGTGAATACACAGCAGCCCTAActttcatttcagacattacagtttcattaataatgagtataaattgatttcattttagacacaacacagtgtgttttatttgacttaaaaCACAGGCGTTTCAATCTTGAATGAATCCGagtctttgaatgaatcatttgagtgAGTGGTTCAATGACATGCTTTGCTCCTgaacaaatcagcattttgaacgaatcggttgaattaatgactctatgactcattcatcaacacaatgacttgccgccacctactggcgatgtAAACTTCATAATTCAAGTATccaattgtttcattttgtcactcatttcatatttctgtaggctattcaaaatgtttttatttaaaacattaatctcattccATAATGCAATTgctgtgttaatgcatttactgccatctgagcagcattaattgtgtaaaaacatctaaattcaacttaagatgcagcttctgtgccacaGTGCAAAGATGGCTTTGGTTGGTACTGATTTAATTGGAAACacttataatgtaatattttttcaggaatttaatattaaaggtgACAGACATAtttataaagttagaaaaatgcccatttctataaaaatagcaTGTATTATATACATGTGTAACATGCCGTCGGATAATGACAGTATCATATAAACTTCTCTATGAAAAAaactctaaataataataaaaacggtAAGATAGCtttatattcacaataaaactgATGCTGGTCTGCGCTTCAGTATAATGTAAAGGTCACGTagctttgccacacagattttgataactggacagctaaataaaatgtgcggtgacccaaagaaatagactaaaagggtaatgTCGCTGCAGATCCGAGGTACgtacatatttctgcaataagcacctaatatttgctatataaaatgtatgcctacacagaagtaaGCCCTGTCTAGGCGCTGCCCCAGTATGGTTTGTGTCAAaccatttgttagtctggttgtttgatgagagggagatgaacgtaggagttgcaataaatgctttaacagcggaggactcttattctgttgcacaaaactgaagacGACATGATGACGGCACCATTTGATCGttgcttgaccaatcagtgaaaaGAGGCGTTTAATTTCCGCCCACACGTGGAAATCgaacattcaagctgtttatccattttctaccccTGAATGTAAAACCGAAAAATCAAGgtgatttcatgtttttttttaaaaaacgaaaatggtgccattttctcatgtttctgttttcaattttaaatcaaaaaattaatgaaCACAACGTATTAAAACTGAATCAATATTTGAAAAGTGTTGAGAACTGGTCTTTTCTGAATCATTCATGTTTTAGGTATAGTGAAGTTTAAAGATTGTGCTGCTGACTGTGCAGTTGGGTCCATGAACATCGGCACTGGAAATACGTCTTTTGTGTGCTGTAACACAGACCAGTGTAATGTCCAAGATGCTCCAGGTATTATACTTTACTGAccatatgcaaaaaaataacttCAAGGTCAACACTCATTTTACTTCCAAAAGGACATCAGGAAATacaatacactcttaaaaataaaggtcctTCACAATGCAATAAaggaacctttttgtctaaatggttccataaagaacctttaacatctgaaaaacctttctgtttcacaaacggttctttgtggcgaaagaaggttcctcagattataaaaaggtaagaaagagatggttctttaaagaacctttgactgaatggttctttgtggaaccaaaaatggttcttctacggcatcgctgtgaagaaccttttgaggCACCTTTATTACGGGTGCAGCTTGTCAGTTGTGAATTGACTGAATGGAGCAGCTAACAGAGTGTTATAccattatatgttatattttgtaCAGAAGATAAAACAATAGGCTCCATGTTTTCATCTTGTAGTTCCCTCTAATGTCCCCAATGGAAAGAAATGTTACTCTTGTGATGAGAAGAGCTGCTCAAACATATTGAGCTGTTCAGGAAGTGAAGACCGCTGCCTTAAAGCAACAGGTGAGAATtcggaaaagaaaaaaatcattattattatctcTCTGATGTTTGAGATCACATACAGATCACATTTACCAGTTTCCAGCTTAGACTAAcctgtgttttctttcttttcatcagGGACTTTTGGAGACCAGTCGCTGGCTGTAAAAGGCTGTGTCTCTAAATCTATTTGTGATGCTGAAACATCGTTGTTGAGAGGTGTTGAGAGGATCTCATGCTGTTCGGGGAACCTGTGTAACGGTGCTCAGAGCGTCACTCAGAGCTTCCTGTTCCTCTGCTGTTCTCTGCTCTCCTTCATCCTGCTGCACTGAATCCAGCAGCTCTTCACAGTCTACAATCAGACACACTGTACTGAATATAGAGCTTGTACTTTCTTCAAAAATGAAGATGGCTTTAATGTTTCTAATGGTATACAAAGAACAAGGAGAtcactaaattatttaagcatacaataattatttttttacgtTACAGTTTTTGGTTTTATAATATAGGGCAATAgaatgacattttaatgtaattgtttGAGATGGTGGCATTTAATTTGCTTAAACAAATGACCTTAGAACTTCCTTTTTCGCTTTAGCTATTATTTTCACAAGATCTTGTTTTCGTTTATGGCAAGACACAAACATACCTGCTTTTCTTGCAGCAGCTGCAGAAAGTTTGAGCAGATAAATGATCTGAAACTACTAATACTGTATTACTCTGTTTGACTCTTTCTTTGTCAGAGAGAAAAAGATGAGCTGCAGCCTTGACCTGAATATGTAATAGAGCAATGATTCCTGATCAGGGGAAACTTAAACAGGTTTCAGTGTGTAATTGTATTTCTGTGGTTATTTCATAAATTTTCatgaatttgttcattttttgaatttgttcatttgttcagAAAATGCATGATTGTCCCCAGCTCAAAAGAAAATGttgataataattgtaataatggccactttaataatactaataaaaataatgctaaATGACATGCAGTATAATGTGGACTGCATCTGCAAGGTGGCCAGCAATATGTCAACACGACcatcacaagaaaaaaaaaaaaaaagcatgactTCAGCCTTTTAGAGGTGGCATAGGAAATAAGTATTGTGGGTGACCAGCTTTGTTTATTAGGAACTCCTTATGAAGTATCAACGTAAAACAGAATTTGAGAGATTTGCCTGTAATGCACGCTCGTGTCAGCAGCTGAAGTTTTCAGAATAAAATACAAGCTAGTAGCTCCATCTAGTGGACAGAATTATTGAAACACTCTCTACAGAGAACAGAACTTGACTTTTGTTTGCCACCCTCCTTATTGACTGGTTTTAGATTAAAAgtgaataattgtaataatgacAATGATGTTACATTATATTCAGTATGAGTTCAACAAAACATATAAAAGGGAACTGGGTCATTCCACGAAATCTGTGCTTTTTGCAACCCtaagaaataatcaaacataGATTTAATATAGCAACGAATAAATTAGCAATTTAAACCATACTATATATTCTTTcatcaatattacattaaaaaaaagtcacttaaatattattttaaataatttaaaaagcatttatgcTGATAAGGGTAAGGTTTTTGGCCTGTCCTTcactatgatttttctttttcagcaggACTTTTAATTTGCAATATGAAGGCATATGATATAAAATTCACCTTtgcatgttgttttaaatatagtCTCATTGTTAAGCAATGTTTTTGGCATAAGTATGCATTTTTTCTAtaaaattttaatcattttattggtGTCCCCTGATTCTATGTCAGCCCTGTTtctctcttttaaaaaaaaaaaaaccttgtaaaataatgtacattCAAGTTACATCACTTCTAGGAGGTTGCATCATCTCTCAACCAGGATTCCTACACTTAAAACACAAGCATGTTTCTCTCTCACTTCTGTCATGCTCTATTTTTGATGATCTATGAGGCTTGACTGAGGGGGGCCATTATGCAATGTCAATActgttactatttttaaaatgtaaatgtaaataatattttattccaTAGGGCaataaaagattgttttcaagagtacaatcatttatttcagagatataaaaatataatctcAAGTGTGTTTTTCCTTACCTCTCAGGCAGAGTCAGGTAGGCTGTAGTATATGTTTCCAATACATTCTTGTTCTCTCTCAACAacgctctaacatcacacgCAGATGGCAATGCAATCTTGCTAAGCTGCGTCCTATCTGCACCTCTTCTGCTGCACCTCTGTCAttttctgtgggtctctggaattgtcagtcagctgtcaacaa is a window of Onychostoma macrolepis isolate SWU-2019 chromosome 21, ASM1243209v1, whole genome shotgun sequence DNA encoding:
- the LOC131528230 gene encoding phospholipase A2 inhibitor 25 kDa subunit-like, whose amino-acid sequence is MDLQISVFLLFILFTAGHSFSCYECMSTTGSCANQNLKTCPSGFSKCMSFTTVIQVGIVKFKDCAADCAVGSMNIGTGNTSFVCCNTDQCNVQDAPVPSNVPNGKKCYSCDEKSCSNILSCSGSEDRCLKATGTFGDQSLAVKGCVSKSICDAETSLLRGVERISCCSGNLCNGAQSVTQSFLFLCCSLLSFILLH